A genomic region of Homo sapiens chromosome 4, GRCh38.p14 Primary Assembly contains the following coding sequences:
- the CPLX1 gene encoding complexin-1 — protein sequence MEFVMKQALGGATKDMGKMLGGDEEKDPDAAKKEEERQEALRQAEEERKAKYAKMEAEREAVRQGIRDKYGIKKKEEREAEAQAAMEANSEGSLTRPKKAIPPGCGDEVEEEDESILDTVIKYLPGPLQDMLKK from the exons GGGCCACCAAGGACATGGGGAAGATGCTGGGGGGTGACGAGGAGAAGGACCCAGACGCCGCCAAGAAGGAGGAGGAGCGGCAGGAGGCGCTGCGCCAGGCGGAGGAGGAGCGCAAGGCCAAGTACGCCAAGATGGAGGCGGAGCGCGAGGCCGTGCGCCAGGGCATCCGAGACAAG TACGGCATCAAGAAGAAGGAGGAGCGCGAGGCCGAGGCCCAGGCCGCCATGGAGGCCAACTCCGAGGGGAGCTTGACGCGGCCCAAGAAGGCCATCCCGCCGGGCTGCGGGGacgaggtggaggaggaggacgagAGCATCCTGGACACCGTCATCAAGTACCTGCCCGGGCCGCTGCAGGACATGCTCAAGAAGTAG
- the CPLX1 gene encoding complexin-1 isoform X1 encodes MGKMLGGDEEKDPDAAKKEEERQEALRQAEEERKAKYAKMEAEREAVRQGIRDKYGIKKKEEREAEAQAAMEANSEGSLTRPKKAIPPGCGDEVEEEDESILDTVIKYLPGPLQDMLKK; translated from the exons ATGGGGAAGATGCTGGGGGGTGACGAGGAGAAGGACCCAGACGCCGCCAAGAAGGAGGAGGAGCGGCAGGAGGCGCTGCGCCAGGCGGAGGAGGAGCGCAAGGCCAAGTACGCCAAGATGGAGGCGGAGCGCGAGGCCGTGCGCCAGGGCATCCGAGACAAG TACGGCATCAAGAAGAAGGAGGAGCGCGAGGCCGAGGCCCAGGCCGCCATGGAGGCCAACTCCGAGGGGAGCTTGACGCGGCCCAAGAAGGCCATCCCGCCGGGCTGCGGGGacgaggtggaggaggaggacgagAGCATCCTGGACACCGTCATCAAGTACCTGCCCGGGCCGCTGCAGGACATGCTCAAGAAGTAG